In Actinomyces weissii, a genomic segment contains:
- a CDS encoding ABC transporter ATP-binding protein, translating into MTQTAASPQDARGREEPRHEAPGHDPASPDTTSRGASGQDTPSEAQPAARQPSHPGGEPLLEAEGLCLAVPGPAGPRQVLHDLSLGLRAGELVAVTGRTGTGKSTLLRLLAGVLRPQTGSVRWQGTPLEGLGPEQVTRMRAGFLGYLDQGVPVIEGLTALEAVMVGAGPLRRSQRAQTRQRARQAAHRLGLDLVLDHEVRTLSGGERQRVGLASLITAQPRLLLLDEPSSALDEATTRQLIAYLQELVAQGTGVLVATHDPLVVEAADQVLPLD; encoded by the coding sequence ATGACGCAGACCGCCGCCAGCCCCCAGGACGCGCGGGGCCGGGAGGAGCCTAGGCACGAGGCACCCGGCCACGACCCGGCCAGCCCGGACACGACCAGCCGCGGTGCCTCGGGCCAGGACACCCCCAGCGAGGCCCAGCCTGCAGCCCGGCAGCCAAGCCACCCCGGGGGAGAGCCGCTGCTGGAGGCGGAGGGGCTGTGCCTGGCCGTGCCCGGCCCCGCGGGCCCGCGCCAGGTCCTCCATGACCTTTCCCTGGGGCTGCGGGCGGGGGAGCTGGTGGCTGTCACCGGCCGCACCGGAACCGGCAAGTCCACCCTGCTGCGCCTGCTCGCCGGGGTGCTCCGGCCTCAGACAGGTTCTGTGCGCTGGCAGGGTACTCCCCTGGAGGGGCTGGGCCCCGAACAGGTCACCCGGATGCGCGCGGGCTTCTTGGGCTACCTGGACCAGGGCGTGCCCGTCATCGAGGGGCTGACGGCGCTGGAGGCCGTCATGGTGGGGGCTGGCCCGCTGCGCCGCTCCCAGCGGGCCCAGACGCGCCAACGAGCCCGCCAGGCCGCCCACCGGCTGGGCCTGGACCTAGTCCTGGACCACGAGGTGCGTACCCTCTCCGGCGGGGAGCGGCAGCGGGTGGGGCTGGCCAGCCTCATCACCGCCCAGCCTCGCCTGCTCCTGCTGGACGAGCCGAGCTCCGCCCTGGACGAGGCCACCACCCGCCAGCTCATCGCCTACCTCCAGGAGCTGGTGGCCCAGGGCACCGGCGTGCTCGTGGCCACCCACGACCCGCTGGTGGTGGAGGCCGCGGACCAGGTACTTCCCCTGGACTGA
- a CDS encoding cell division protein PerM, translating into MPPSTRNRPGLVPPDWPWALRVAGECVLLSWLLVLATVLAVYLSGTAQDAAAALSADGAVRAATRLWGLGFGGTYSPFTGEGGDADRLSLPLLGLTLLHAVLAWGAAGRARLAGLLSVLWVGLAAGLAAGVLCLLGGGGPVWGAVPGVALVTGGTAWARWWRERRRAASQTGRTRLLPSGPDWLAEGLLLATRTAGLLALAALVTAGGMLLNGWERVTALQQALAGGGVAATASLVLLQLGWLPTWLVWALSWLTGAGFRVGDGTLFSPGGVRAGPVPSLPLLGALPDSGLGAVAVWVALVPLAVAALCAWSRRRRLCQLSLPGAVAACAAATGLLVVGAGLAFWAASGSAGPGRLTQVGPSTLGLVLLLVECGTGLCLTTVLLHPRTREHVTRTLFNADSKAL; encoded by the coding sequence GTGCCGCCGAGCACCCGCAACCGCCCAGGACTGGTCCCCCCGGACTGGCCCTGGGCCTTGCGCGTAGCGGGAGAGTGCGTGCTGCTGAGCTGGCTGCTGGTGCTGGCCACGGTGCTGGCCGTCTACCTCAGCGGCACGGCGCAGGACGCGGCGGCGGCCCTGTCAGCCGACGGTGCGGTGCGTGCCGCTACCCGCCTGTGGGGCCTGGGATTCGGCGGGACCTACAGCCCGTTCACCGGTGAGGGCGGGGACGCGGACCGGCTAAGCCTGCCGCTGCTGGGGCTGACCCTGCTGCACGCTGTGCTTGCCTGGGGGGCTGCTGGCCGGGCCCGGCTCGCCGGGCTGCTGTCGGTGCTGTGGGTGGGCCTGGCTGCTGGGCTGGCGGCCGGGGTGCTGTGCCTGCTGGGTGGTGGCGGCCCGGTGTGGGGGGCCGTGCCCGGGGTGGCGCTGGTGACCGGTGGGACCGCCTGGGCCCGCTGGTGGCGGGAGCGGCGCCGGGCGGCGTCCCAGACCGGCCGCACCCGGCTGCTGCCCTCCGGCCCGGACTGGCTGGCTGAAGGACTGCTGCTGGCCACCCGGACGGCGGGGCTGCTGGCCCTAGCGGCCCTGGTAACCGCCGGGGGGATGCTGCTGAACGGCTGGGAGCGGGTCACGGCCCTGCAGCAGGCTCTTGCTGGCGGGGGAGTGGCTGCCACCGCTTCCCTGGTGCTGCTGCAGCTGGGCTGGCTGCCCACCTGGCTGGTCTGGGCCCTGTCCTGGCTGACGGGGGCGGGCTTCCGGGTGGGGGACGGCACCTTGTTCTCCCCGGGAGGGGTCAGGGCCGGGCCGGTCCCCAGCCTGCCGCTGCTGGGGGCGCTGCCTGACTCGGGCCTGGGGGCGGTGGCCGTCTGGGTGGCGCTGGTGCCGCTGGCGGTGGCGGCGCTGTGCGCGTGGTCCCGTAGACGGCGGCTGTGCCAGCTGAGCCTGCCGGGTGCGGTGGCGGCCTGCGCGGCGGCCACCGGGCTGCTGGTGGTGGGTGCGGGACTGGCCTTCTGGGCGGCCAGCGGCTCGGCGGGCCCCGGACGTCTGACCCAGGTGGGGCCCTCCACCTTGGGCCTGGTGCTCCTGCTGGTGGAGTGCGGCACCGGCCTGTGCCTGACCACCGTGCTGCTGCACCCGCGCACGCGCGAGCACGTCACCAGGACCTTGTTCAACGCCGATAGCAAGGCGCTGTGA
- a CDS encoding 6-phosphofructokinase, with translation MPAVAPTPTTLEELTQPALGPDGQGVRVGVLTSGGDAQGMNAAVRAVVRTALRMGARPYAVMEGWAGAVSGGEGIRPLGWDSVGSILHRGGTVIGTARCPEFRELEGQMRAARNLLEHGIDRLVVIGGDGSLTGTDEFRTNWPQLLASLVERGEISQEVADAHPVLMVTGIVGSIDNDLVGADMTIGTDSALHRILEAIDAISSTAASHQRTFVVEVMGRRCGYLALMAAVAGGCDYVLVPEMPTADWAEDMCAKLREGRAAGRRESMVVVAEGATDRDGNRITAADVSAVLSERLGEDARVTILGHVQRGGKPSAYDRWMSTLLGAAAAREVLTASPDSEPVIIAERHNRIRSLPMMEQVRATRAVAQFIKDGDYDAAVAARGSSFQRMTSIFKTLSTPPALEPAATAGTSLKRVAIIHAGGLAPGMNTAARAAVRLGLDHGFNMLGVEGGFPGLIDGRVRELTWADVEGWVGDGGAELGTHRDVPTIEQLYALGRQIELNRIDALLVIGGYNAYLSAHRLVTERDRYPAFKIPVVCVPASIDNNLPGSELAIGSDTALNQAVNALDAIKLSASASRRCFVAEMMGRKCGYLTLAAGIATGAERVYLNEDPLDLQTLAADSQRMVEAFRSGRRLYLAIRNERASEGYTTDVLAHIFAEEGRGLYDVRQAVIGHLQQGGDPTPFDRIMATKLVAHALGLLAERLSEGSIRSSYVGIMEGRLSARPLERMEEDLDLEARRPLDQWWMGLRGAIPLVSQNSGVLSIEQVPDFRETVDAAPAP, from the coding sequence ATGCCCGCCGTCGCCCCCACACCCACCACCCTTGAGGAGCTCACCCAGCCGGCTCTCGGCCCTGACGGCCAAGGGGTGCGCGTCGGGGTGCTCACCTCCGGCGGTGACGCCCAGGGAATGAACGCGGCCGTGCGGGCCGTGGTGCGCACCGCCCTGCGCATGGGGGCGCGCCCCTATGCCGTCATGGAGGGCTGGGCCGGGGCCGTGTCCGGGGGTGAGGGCATCCGTCCCCTGGGCTGGGACTCCGTGGGCTCGATCCTGCACCGGGGCGGCACCGTGATCGGCACCGCCCGCTGCCCGGAGTTCCGGGAGCTGGAGGGCCAAATGCGGGCGGCCCGCAACCTGCTGGAGCACGGCATCGACCGGCTGGTGGTGATCGGCGGGGACGGCTCGCTCACCGGTACTGACGAGTTCCGCACCAACTGGCCCCAGCTGCTGGCATCCCTGGTGGAGCGTGGAGAGATCAGCCAGGAGGTCGCGGACGCGCACCCGGTGCTGATGGTTACCGGGATCGTCGGGTCGATCGACAACGACCTGGTGGGTGCCGACATGACCATCGGCACGGACTCCGCCCTGCACCGCATCCTGGAGGCCATCGACGCCATCTCCTCCACCGCCGCCTCCCACCAGCGCACCTTCGTGGTCGAGGTTATGGGGCGGCGCTGCGGCTACCTGGCCCTGATGGCCGCCGTCGCCGGTGGCTGCGACTACGTGCTGGTACCGGAGATGCCCACCGCCGACTGGGCTGAAGACATGTGCGCCAAGCTGCGGGAGGGACGGGCGGCCGGACGCCGCGAGTCGATGGTGGTGGTGGCCGAGGGCGCCACGGACCGGGACGGCAACCGGATCACCGCTGCCGACGTCTCCGCCGTCCTGTCCGAACGTCTGGGTGAGGACGCGCGCGTGACGATCCTGGGGCACGTGCAGCGCGGAGGCAAGCCCTCCGCCTACGACCGCTGGATGTCCACCCTGCTCGGGGCGGCCGCCGCCCGCGAGGTGCTTACCGCCAGCCCCGACTCCGAGCCCGTCATCATCGCCGAGCGGCACAACCGGATCCGGAGCCTGCCGATGATGGAGCAGGTGCGGGCCACCCGCGCCGTCGCCCAGTTCATCAAGGACGGCGACTACGACGCAGCGGTAGCCGCCCGCGGCTCCTCCTTCCAGCGGATGACCTCGATCTTCAAGACCCTCTCCACTCCCCCGGCCCTGGAGCCCGCCGCCACGGCAGGCACCAGCCTCAAGCGGGTGGCGATCATCCACGCCGGGGGCCTGGCCCCGGGCATGAACACGGCCGCCCGGGCCGCCGTCCGCCTGGGCCTGGACCACGGCTTCAACATGCTGGGCGTGGAGGGAGGCTTCCCCGGACTGATCGACGGGCGGGTGCGCGAGCTGACCTGGGCGGACGTGGAGGGCTGGGTCGGCGACGGCGGGGCCGAGCTGGGCACCCACCGGGACGTGCCCACGATCGAGCAGCTCTACGCGCTGGGTCGGCAGATCGAGCTCAACAGGATTGACGCGCTGCTGGTGATCGGGGGCTACAACGCCTACCTGTCCGCCCACCGGCTGGTCACCGAGCGGGACCGCTACCCCGCCTTCAAGATCCCGGTGGTGTGCGTGCCCGCCTCCATCGACAACAACCTGCCGGGCTCCGAGCTGGCGATCGGCTCGGACACCGCCCTGAACCAGGCGGTCAACGCCCTGGACGCCATCAAGTTGTCCGCCTCCGCCTCCCGGCGGTGCTTCGTGGCCGAGATGATGGGCCGCAAGTGCGGCTACCTGACCCTGGCCGCGGGTATCGCCACGGGCGCTGAGCGGGTGTACCTCAACGAGGACCCGCTGGACCTGCAGACCCTGGCCGCGGACTCCCAGCGGATGGTGGAGGCCTTCCGCTCCGGGCGGCGGCTCTACCTGGCGATCCGCAACGAGCGGGCCTCCGAGGGCTACACCACGGACGTGCTGGCCCACATCTTCGCGGAGGAGGGCCGGGGCCTGTACGACGTGCGCCAGGCGGTGATCGGGCACCTGCAGCAGGGTGGTGACCCCACCCCCTTCGACCGGATCATGGCCACCAAACTGGTGGCGCACGCCCTGGGGCTGCTGGCTGAGCGGCTGTCTGAGGGCAGCATCCGCTCCTCCTACGTGGGCATCATGGAGGGGCGGCTCTCCGCCCGTCCGCTGGAGCGCATGGAGGAGGACCTGGACCTGGAGGCCCGCCGCCCCCTGGACCAGTGGTGGATGGGCCTGCGCGGAGCGATCCCGCTGGTGAGCCAGAACTCCGGGGTGCTGTCCATAGAGCAGGTGCCGGACTTCCGCGAGACCGTGGACGCCGCGCCAGC
- the sucC gene encoding ADP-forming succinate--CoA ligase subunit beta codes for MDLYEYQAKELFAAHGVPVLPGTVATTPQEAEEAARRMLAEGSSLLVIKAQVKTGGRGKAGGVKLARSVEEARARAEEILGMDIKGHTVRTVLVADGVDIAAELYFSVLLDRAERRYLAMCSREGGMDIETLAKERPEDLARVGVDPLVGITPQVAQQIVAAARIEPPQVAAQVAQVIERLWEVFTAEDATLVEVNPLVLTPDGRVLALDGKVSLDDNSAFRHPGHAAFKDTRDADPLETRAKEAGLNYVRLEGQVGVLGNGAGLVMSTLDVVAGAGESHGGMRPANFLDLGGGSSAEVMATGLEVVASDPQVRAILVNVFGGITSCDTVAEGIITAVRELEGFSKPVVVRLDGNNAELAHQMLAEAALPGVTVVETMDGAADVVTAIAEQQGA; via the coding sequence ATGGACCTATACGAGTACCAGGCGAAGGAGCTCTTCGCCGCCCACGGGGTGCCGGTGCTGCCGGGCACCGTCGCCACCACCCCGCAGGAGGCGGAGGAGGCCGCCAGGCGCATGCTGGCTGAAGGCTCCAGCCTCCTGGTCATCAAGGCCCAGGTGAAGACCGGGGGCCGGGGCAAGGCGGGCGGCGTCAAGCTGGCCCGCAGCGTGGAGGAGGCCCGTGCCCGCGCCGAGGAGATCCTGGGCATGGACATCAAGGGGCACACCGTGCGCACCGTCCTGGTGGCTGACGGCGTGGACATCGCCGCCGAGCTCTACTTCTCCGTGCTGCTGGACCGGGCTGAGCGCCGCTACCTGGCGATGTGCTCCCGGGAGGGCGGCATGGACATCGAGACCCTGGCCAAGGAGCGCCCGGAGGACCTGGCCCGCGTGGGCGTGGACCCGCTGGTCGGCATCACCCCCCAGGTGGCCCAGCAGATCGTGGCCGCGGCCCGGATAGAGCCCCCGCAGGTGGCGGCCCAGGTGGCCCAGGTGATCGAGCGCCTGTGGGAGGTCTTCACCGCCGAGGACGCCACCTTGGTGGAGGTCAACCCCCTGGTCCTCACCCCGGACGGCCGGGTGCTGGCGCTGGACGGCAAGGTCAGCCTGGACGACAACTCCGCCTTCCGTCACCCCGGGCACGCCGCCTTCAAGGACACCCGGGACGCCGACCCCCTGGAGACCCGCGCCAAGGAGGCCGGGCTGAACTACGTGCGCCTGGAGGGCCAGGTGGGGGTCCTGGGCAACGGGGCCGGACTGGTCATGTCCACCCTCGACGTCGTGGCCGGGGCCGGTGAGAGCCACGGCGGTATGCGCCCCGCCAACTTCCTGGACCTGGGGGGCGGCTCCTCCGCCGAGGTCATGGCCACCGGCCTGGAGGTCGTGGCCTCCGACCCTCAGGTGCGGGCGATCCTGGTGAACGTCTTCGGGGGCATCACCTCCTGCGACACCGTGGCGGAGGGCATCATCACTGCCGTGCGGGAGCTGGAGGGCTTCAGCAAGCCCGTCGTGGTGCGCCTGGACGGCAACAACGCTGAGCTGGCCCACCAGATGCTGGCCGAGGCGGCACTGCCCGGCGTCACCGTAGTAGAGACCATGGACGGCGCCGCCGACGTCGTCACCGCCATCGCTGAGCAGCAGGGAGCCTGA
- the sucD gene encoding succinate--CoA ligase subunit alpha — MSIFLDHSDRLIVQGMTGSEGRKHTRRMLCAGSQVVAGVNPRKAGTSVDFEVEPIGPGAGQVRAGTVSVPVYGSVAQAREATGATVSVVFVPPAFAKDAVVEAVDAGLSLVVVITEGVPVADTTYFRAYAAAKGVRLIGPNCPGIISPERSNAGITPPDITGAGPLGLVSKSGTLTYQLMHELRDLGFTTCIGIGGDPVVGTTHIDALAGFEADPDTELVVMIGEIGGDAEERAAAYIKENMTKPVVAYVAGFTAPEGKTMGHAGAIVSGSSGTAAAKKTALEAAGVRVGRTPSETARLARETLAATRAAAAGRA; from the coding sequence GTGAGCATCTTCCTTGACCACAGTGACCGCCTGATCGTCCAGGGAATGACCGGCTCCGAGGGCCGCAAGCACACCCGCCGCATGCTCTGCGCTGGCAGCCAGGTGGTGGCGGGCGTGAACCCGCGCAAGGCCGGCACCAGCGTGGACTTTGAGGTGGAGCCGATCGGCCCGGGCGCGGGCCAGGTGCGGGCCGGGACCGTGTCCGTGCCCGTGTACGGCAGCGTAGCCCAGGCCCGGGAGGCCACTGGGGCCACCGTCTCCGTGGTCTTCGTGCCCCCGGCCTTCGCCAAGGACGCCGTGGTGGAGGCGGTGGACGCCGGACTGTCCCTGGTGGTGGTCATAACCGAGGGAGTTCCCGTGGCGGACACCACCTACTTCCGGGCCTACGCCGCCGCCAAGGGCGTGCGCCTGATCGGCCCCAACTGCCCGGGGATCATCTCCCCGGAGCGCTCCAACGCGGGCATCACCCCGCCGGACATCACCGGCGCGGGACCCCTGGGACTGGTGTCCAAGTCCGGTACCCTCACCTACCAGCTCATGCATGAGCTGCGGGACCTCGGCTTCACCACCTGCATCGGTATCGGCGGGGACCCGGTGGTAGGTACCACCCACATCGACGCCCTGGCGGGCTTCGAGGCGGACCCGGACACCGAGCTGGTCGTGATGATCGGTGAGATCGGGGGCGACGCCGAGGAGCGCGCCGCCGCCTACATCAAGGAGAACATGACCAAGCCAGTTGTCGCCTACGTGGCGGGCTTCACCGCCCCCGAGGGCAAGACCATGGGCCACGCCGGGGCGATCGTCTCCGGCTCCTCCGGCACGGCCGCCGCCAAGAAGACGGCGCTGGAGGCCGCGGGCGTGCGCGTTGGCCGCACCCCCTCGGAGACGGCGCGCCTGGCCCGCGAGACCCTGGCCGCCACGCGCGCGGCCGCTGCTGGCCGGGCGTGA